One genomic segment of Ipomoea triloba cultivar NCNSP0323 chromosome 9, ASM357664v1 includes these proteins:
- the LOC116028956 gene encoding uncharacterized protein LOC116028956, whose translation MSCGDEYSPDDMLCAGYNLLAYREDFITLVSGYVSTNIVQIWCQRMMIFVDFKSLTTRLIPEGVKHKDKYGESSMGNVQINYFRTNRRRLCFLEALCVPGGGVFCVGEK comes from the exons ATGAGCTGTGGTGATGAATATTCACCAGA TGATATGCTTTGTGCAGGATACAATTTGTTGGCATACAGGGAAGATTTCATCACGTTGGTATCGGGTTATGTATCTACAAACATTGTCCAGATTTGGTGCCAAAGAATGATGATATTTGTAG ACTTCAAGTCATTGACAACAAGGCTCATTCCTGAAGGTGTTAAACATAAGGACAAGTATGGGGAATCAAGTATGGGGAATGTACAGATAAACTA TTTTCGAACCAACCGGCGTCGCTTGTGTTTCCTGGAGGCTTTGTGTGTTCCAGGCGGTGGAGTATTCTGCGTTGGTGAGAAGTGA